In one Silene latifolia isolate original U9 population chromosome 10, ASM4854445v1, whole genome shotgun sequence genomic region, the following are encoded:
- the LOC141607773 gene encoding uncharacterized protein LOC141607773, with the protein MTARAVERYLEAMGKNMAAFGLDHLDTCIDDELRRTRDIVDALDAPIPEDSSSGIAAANIPSWRTTHLRFKIPLECEVSLACDVPKQSSLAALIIATSLIIWDEASMSKRQNIESLDLLLRDLCDPEQLFGGKIVVFGGDFRQTPPILPRKSQREVVEASLVSSPLWPQLFKFRLTENIRARTDPEFARFLLSLSNGQLQTKEHEYIELPAGLVKTLEASNANPINDLASFAFPELDNNTTLDSSIFSNRAVLTPLNDDVDVINSVLIDKFPGKAVTYTSYDTMLDDNCAVYPAEFINKLNPGGMSPHELVLKENCPVILIRNLQPSFGLCNGTRLICKRFLPNSIECVIMTGQHTGDHVFIPRIKLRPGPSTNYPFQFQRNQFPLKLSFAMTVNKCQGQTLSQVIVYLTRPCFSHGQLYVALSRARKASQVTVFATPGPESVPPTFIKNVVSYDALTLAEII; encoded by the exons ATGACAGCAAGGGCAGTGGAGCGGTACCTGGAAGCAATGGGAAAAAACATGGCAGCATTTGGTTTAGACCACCTAGATACATGCATCGATGATGAGTTAAGACGTACCAGAGATATAGTTGATGCACTTGACGCACCAATTCCTGAGGACT CATCGTCAGGCATTGCGGCTGCAAACATTCCTTCTTGGAGGACAACCCATTTACGGTTCAAGATCCCTCTTGAATGTGAGGTCTCGCTAGCATGTGACGTTCCGAAGCAAAGTAGCCTGGCTGCATTGATTATAGCTACAAGCTTGATAATATGGGACGAGGCCTCAATGTCCAAGCGGCAGAATATCGAGTCTCTTGACCTTCTCCTTAGGGATTTGTGTGACCCAGAACAGTTATTTGGGGGCAAGATTGTAGTTTTCGGGGGAGATTTCCGGCAAACTCCACCAATATTGCCCCGAAAATCCCAAAGAGAAGTCGTTGAAGCCAGTTTGGTGAGTTCCCCTCTTTGGCCGCAGCTATTCAAATTCAGACTGACTGAAAACATCCGTGCTCGGACTGACCCTGAATTTGCGCGCTTTTTGCTTTCACTAAGCAATGGACAGCTGCAGACCAAAGAGCATGAATATATTGAACTTCCTGCTGGACTTGTGAAGACATTGGAGGCGAGTAATGCAAACCCAATCAATGACCTGGCGTCATTCGCATTTCCAGAACTCGACAATAACACCACATTGGATTCAAGCATTTTTTCAAACCGGGCGGTGTTAACACCATTGAATGACGATGTAGATGTCATCAACAGCGTACTCATTGACAAATTCCCAGGCAAAGCTGTAACCTACACAAGCTATGACACAATGTTAGATGACAACTGTGCAGTATACCCAGCTGAGTTCATCAACAAGCTTAACCCTGGTGGAATGAGTCCCCACGAGCTTGTTCTCAAGGAAAACTGTCCGGTCATTTTGATCCGGAACCTCCAACCATCATTTGGTTTATGCAATGGCACCCGCCTGATTTGCAAGCGATTCTTGCCAAACTCGATTGAATGTGTAATAATGACCGGCCAGCATACAGGGGACCACGTGTTCATACCCCGTATCAAGCTCCGGCCAGGTCCGTCAACTAACTATCCATTTCAATTTCAAAGGAACCAGTTTCCTTTAAAACTCAGCTTTGCAATGACGGTAAACAAATGTCAAGGTCAAACTTTAAGCCAGGTTATTGTGTACCTAACGCGACCATGCTTCTCTCACGGCCAGCTTTATGTCGCACTATCTAGAGCTAGGAAAGCAAGTCAAGTTACCGTCTTTGCAACTCCAGGCCCAGAGTCAGTTCCGCCAACATTTATCAAAAACGTAGTGTCTTACGATGCGCTTACTCTTGCTGAAATTATTTAG